GTTGAAGTGAAGGCACCCGGGGTCATGGAACGAAAGTCAGTTTTCGAACCATTACAAACTGGGTTAAAGGCCATTGACGCCCTTGTACCCATCGGCCGTGGTCAACGTGAATTGATTATCGGTGACCGTAAGACTGGTAAGACTTCAGTTGCCCTTGATACAATCTTGAACCAAAAGGATCAAGACATGATCGTGGTGTATGTTGCCATCGGTCAAAAGGACTCAACTGTCCGTACAACGGTTGAAACATTGCGCCAATATGGTGCTTTGGACTACACCATTGTTGTTTCAGCTGGTCCATCAGAACCAGCCCCAATGTTGTACTTGGCACCTTATGCTGGTGCAGCAATGGGTGAAGAGTTTATGTACAATGGTAAGCACGTGTTGATTATCTATGATGATTTGTCAAAGCAAGCAACGGCTTATCGTGAGCTGTCATTGATTCTTCGTCGTCCACCAGGCCGTGAAGCCTATCCTGGTGACGTCTTCTACTTGCATTCACGTTTGCTAGAACGAGCTGCTAAGTTGAGTGATGAGTTAGGTGGTGGTTCAATGACTGCTTTGCCAGTTATCGAAACACAAGCAGGCGATGTTTCTGCGTATATCCCAACCAACGTTATCTCAATCACTGATGGTCAAATCTTCTTGGATGCTGACCAGTTCTATTCAGGTGTTCGTCCTGCCATTGACGCTGGAACTTCTGTTTCACGTGTCGGTGGGGATGCCCAAATTAAGGCTATGAAGAAAGTTGCCGGTACATTGCGGCTAGACTTGGCTTCATACCGTGAGTTGGAATCATTTGCTCAATTTGGATCTGATTTGGATGCAGCTACGCAAGCTAAGTTGGCTCGTGGACGACGGACGGTCGAGTTATTGAAGCAACCTTTGCACAAGCCATTGCCGGTTGAAGAGCAAGTTGTGTCATTGTATGCTTTGACACATGGTTACTTAGATGATGTTGCCGTTGATGATATTTTGCGTTTTGAATCAGAAATGATCGAAGCATTACGTGCCTCACACAATGAATTGTTGACGACAATCGTTGATACAAAGAATTTGCCAGATACAGATGTATTGGATGCCACGATTGAAGAATTCAAGGCTACCTTTGCACCTTCTAGCGCCGAATAATTAAAGGAGGGGCAGAATGGGAGCTTCTTTGCAAGATATCTCACGCCGTATTACCTCTACAAAAAAGACGCGTCAAATCACGTCAGCTATGCAAATGGTTTCGACTTCGAAGTTGAGTCAAATTCAACGTCAAGGTGGACAATATCATGTGTATGCTGATCGTTTGCATGATGTTGTGGCCCACTTAGCTGAGGCCCACATCACAAACGTTGCTGGGACATTGCTTGAGCAACGCCCAGTTAAGAAGATTGGTTTTCTACTAATTACTTCTGATCGTGGTTTGGTTGGTGGTTATAACTCAATCTTGCTAAAGGAATTATTAGCACGGATTGAGGAGCATCAGTTGTCAAAAGAACAAGTTGTGATTTTGGCAATTGGTGGAAATGGTGCAGACTTCATGAAAAAGTTGGGTTATAACATCGCATACGAGTATCGTGGTGTTTCAGATGTGCCAACGTTTGAAGAAGTTCGTGATATCGTTAAGGCTGTGACATCAATGTATGATAATGAAGTCTTTGACGAATTAACGGTCATTTATAATCACTTCGTTTCACGTATTTCAAATGAATTCCGTGCCGAGAAGATGTTGCCAGTTTCGACTGACAGTTTCGAGAAAAAGACGGATTCTGGCTTGCATGCAGATTATGAAATGGAACCTTCAGTTGAGTCAATCTTAGCTGTCGTGTTACCACAGTACGCGGAAAGTCTGGTCTATGGTGCCATTTTGGACGCCAAGACCGCCGAACACGCGGCTTCATCAAATGCGATGCGTTCAGCTACTGATAATGCGAAGGACGTGATTGACCGGTTGGGCTTACAGTACAACCGGGCGCGTCAGAGTGCAATTACGACTGAAATCACAGAAATTACTGGTGGTATGGCTGCCCTTGAGTAGTCATCCAATCACAAAAATGTTTTAACTAAGGAAGGATAACGACAATGAGTACCGGACGAGTTGTACAAGTCATTGGCCCAGTCGTTGACGTTCAATTCCCATTGGATGGCCAAATTCCTGATATCAACAATGCTTTAGTCGTCGATAAGGGCGATGCGGGTAAGTTGACTGTCGAAGTTTCGTTGGCCTTGGGAGATGGTGTTGTTCGTACGATTGCCATGGACTCAACTGACGGCTTACAACGTGGTATGGAAGTAACCGACACTGAGGGACCTATCTCAGTGCCAGTTGGTGAAGCTACGTTGGGTCGTGTCTTTAACGTTTTGGGTGAAACAATTGATGGTGGTGAGGCCTTTGGAGATGATGCTCCACGAGACCCCATCCATCGTGAAGCACCTGCTTTTGATCAACTAGCTACATCTACTGAAATCCTGGAAACTGGAATCAAAGTTATCGATTTGCTGGCGCCATATGTGCGTGGTGGAAAGATTGGTTTGTTCGGTGGTGCGGGTGTTGGTAAGACAGTTTTGATTCAAGAATTGATTCACAACATTGCGCAAGGACATAATGGTATTTCAGTCTTTACTGGTGTCGGGGAACGTACCCGTGAAGGTAACGACATGTACCATGAAATGATGGATTCAGGCGTTTTGAAGCAAACCGCCATGGTTTATGGACAAATGAATGAGCCACCTGGCGCACGAATGCGTGTAGCCTTAACTGGTTTGACTATCGCGGAACATTTCCGTGATGTAAATGGTCAAGATGTTTTGTTGTTCATTGACAACATCTTCCGTTTCACACAAGCTGGTTCAGAAGTTTCAGCTTTGCTTGGTCGTATTCCATCAGCCGTTGGGTATCAACCAACATTGGCCACTGAAATGGGACAATTGCAAGAGCGGATCACTTCAACGCAAAAGGGTTCAGTTACATCAATCCAAGCCGTTTACGTGCCTGCCGATGACTATACTGACCCTGCTCCAGCGACGACTTTCGCCCACTTGGACGCAACTACTAACTTGGAGCGTTCTTTGACACAACAAGGTATCTATCCAGCCGTTGACCCGTTGGCTTCAACATCAACTGCTTTGACACCTGAAATTGTTGGACTTGAGCACTATGAAGTAGCGACTGAAGTCCAACGTACTTTGCAACGTTATCGTGAACTGCAAGATATCATTTCAATTCTAGGAATGGATGAATTGTCCGATGAAGAGAAGACGACGGTTAACCGTGCACGTCGTATTCAATTCTTCTTGTCACAACCATTCTCAGTTGCCGAAACGTTTACTGGTTTGCAGGGTGAGTATGTCCCCGTTGCCGAAACGGTACGCTCATTCAAGGAAATCTTGGAAGGTAAGTATGATAACTTGCCAGAAGATGCTTTCCGTAACGTTGGTGTCATTGAACAAGTCGTTGAAAAGGCCAAAACTTTGGCTCAATAATGAGGTATTGCCATGAATGAACACAGCATTAAGGTGTCAATTGTGACTCCCGATGGCGTGGTCTTCGAATATGAAACTGCCACGTTAGTTGTGTTGCACACAACTGGCGGTGAAGTCGGTATCATGGCGAACCACGTGCCACTAATCTCAGCTTTGGAAATTAGCGAAGTGAAGGTTGTGGATGAGTCAGAATCAAATAATATGACCGAATTGATTGCTGTCAATGGTGGTTTTGCTGAATTCTCACAGAACATGCTCACAATTGTGGCGGACTCTGCTGAGAAGAGCGGTGATATCGATGTGCGTCGTGCTGAATCTGCTCGTAAGCGTGCCGAAGAGGCTTTGAAGCAGGCGAAGGATCGACAGGATGCTCGTGAGATTCAACGTAACCAAGCAGCACTATTGCGTGCGATAAATCGTATTCAAGCTGCTACCGGACAGAAGTAGCCTGTTTACCAAAGGTGTTCGAATTTTTTCGAACACCTTTTTTATGTGTGCTATGAGAATTGATGTTAGATAATCCCAGTTAGCGTCTGCCGGCGATTTTTGATAAGATATAGTAGATATAAATAAAGTTACGGAGAATAAAATATGATTGTACTATCAGGAACAATCGGCGCTGGAAAAACGAGTTTAACTACGTTGTTGGCAGAGCACCTTGGTTCACAAGCCTATTATGAA
This is a stretch of genomic DNA from Weissella soli. It encodes these proteins:
- a CDS encoding F0F1 ATP synthase subunit gamma; this translates as MGASLQDISRRITSTKKTRQITSAMQMVSTSKLSQIQRQGGQYHVYADRLHDVVAHLAEAHITNVAGTLLEQRPVKKIGFLLITSDRGLVGGYNSILLKELLARIEEHQLSKEQVVILAIGGNGADFMKKLGYNIAYEYRGVSDVPTFEEVRDIVKAVTSMYDNEVFDELTVIYNHFVSRISNEFRAEKMLPVSTDSFEKKTDSGLHADYEMEPSVESILAVVLPQYAESLVYGAILDAKTAEHAASSNAMRSATDNAKDVIDRLGLQYNRARQSAITTEITEITGGMAALE
- the atpA gene encoding F0F1 ATP synthase subunit alpha — protein: MSIKAEEISSLIKAQLANYEDELTVQETGTVTYVGDGVARVTGLENAMSGELVEFANGVMGMAQNLESNDVGIVVLGRYDEIREGDLVKRTGRIMEVPVGEELIGRVVNALGHPIDGLGEIKTDKTRPVEVKAPGVMERKSVFEPLQTGLKAIDALVPIGRGQRELIIGDRKTGKTSVALDTILNQKDQDMIVVYVAIGQKDSTVRTTVETLRQYGALDYTIVVSAGPSEPAPMLYLAPYAGAAMGEEFMYNGKHVLIIYDDLSKQATAYRELSLILRRPPGREAYPGDVFYLHSRLLERAAKLSDELGGGSMTALPVIETQAGDVSAYIPTNVISITDGQIFLDADQFYSGVRPAIDAGTSVSRVGGDAQIKAMKKVAGTLRLDLASYRELESFAQFGSDLDAATQAKLARGRRTVELLKQPLHKPLPVEEQVVSLYALTHGYLDDVAVDDILRFESEMIEALRASHNELLTTIVDTKNLPDTDVLDATIEEFKATFAPSSAE
- a CDS encoding F0F1 ATP synthase subunit epsilon, giving the protein MAMNEHSIKVSIVTPDGVVFEYETATLVVLHTTGGEVGIMANHVPLISALEISEVKVVDESESNNMTELIAVNGGFAEFSQNMLTIVADSAEKSGDIDVRRAESARKRAEEALKQAKDRQDAREIQRNQAALLRAINRIQAATGQK
- the atpD gene encoding F0F1 ATP synthase subunit beta, whose amino-acid sequence is MSTGRVVQVIGPVVDVQFPLDGQIPDINNALVVDKGDAGKLTVEVSLALGDGVVRTIAMDSTDGLQRGMEVTDTEGPISVPVGEATLGRVFNVLGETIDGGEAFGDDAPRDPIHREAPAFDQLATSTEILETGIKVIDLLAPYVRGGKIGLFGGAGVGKTVLIQELIHNIAQGHNGISVFTGVGERTREGNDMYHEMMDSGVLKQTAMVYGQMNEPPGARMRVALTGLTIAEHFRDVNGQDVLLFIDNIFRFTQAGSEVSALLGRIPSAVGYQPTLATEMGQLQERITSTQKGSVTSIQAVYVPADDYTDPAPATTFAHLDATTNLERSLTQQGIYPAVDPLASTSTALTPEIVGLEHYEVATEVQRTLQRYRELQDIISILGMDELSDEEKTTVNRARRIQFFLSQPFSVAETFTGLQGEYVPVAETVRSFKEILEGKYDNLPEDAFRNVGVIEQVVEKAKTLAQ